From one Lolium rigidum isolate FL_2022 chromosome 4, APGP_CSIRO_Lrig_0.1, whole genome shotgun sequence genomic stretch:
- the LOC124707521 gene encoding COX assembly mitochondrial protein 2 homolog isoform X2: MHPHLTLHRHPMCAEIIEEFQKCHVDHPLKKFFGECTDLKIKLDRCFRQEVNISILFFGDCVHQTPTCP; encoded by the exons ATGCATCCTCATCTCACCCTACACAGGCATCCTATGTGCGCTGAG ATTATTGAAGAATTCCAGAAGTGCCATGTGGATCACCCCTTAAAAAAATTCTTTGGGGAATGCACAGATCTTAAGATTAAGCTAGATCGATGCTTTCGGCAGGAGGTAaacatctctattttattttttggggATTGTGTTCATCAAACACCAACATGCCCATGA
- the LOC124707521 gene encoding uncharacterized protein LOC124707521 isoform X1, with amino-acid sequence MYQCYAALPACIVFLQILSIVVSNLRISYYFITWGKIMQVYSPIALEMHPHLTLHRHPMCAEIIEEFQKCHVDHPLKKFFGECTDLKIKLDRCFRQEVNISILFFGDCVHQTPTCP; translated from the exons ATGTATCAATGTTATGCGGCACTACCAGCTTGCATAGTGTTTCTGCAAATTCTGTCAATTGTGGTATCTAACTTGAGGATTAGTTATTACTTTATAACATGGGGAAAAATCATGCAGGTTTACAGTCCTATAGCTTTGGAAATGCATCCTCATCTCACCCTACACAGGCATCCTATGTGCGCTGAG ATTATTGAAGAATTCCAGAAGTGCCATGTGGATCACCCCTTAAAAAAATTCTTTGGGGAATGCACAGATCTTAAGATTAAGCTAGATCGATGCTTTCGGCAGGAGGTAaacatctctattttattttttggggATTGTGTTCATCAAACACCAACATGCCCATGA